AGGCAAACAACTATATTCAACTACAACTATAAAACTACCTGTGCATTCTAAATGCACAAAACCACAAATTTTATATATGAGAAAAATTATTGTTAATTTTGCTTATGTGGGCCCATGGTCTAGCTGGCTATGACATCGCCCTTACAAGGCGAAGGTCGCCGGTTCGAATCCGGCTGGGCCCACTAATTTTATTTTTTATCCCATTTAATTTGTACATTTGAATATATTATATATAGATATAGCATTTAAATTCAAAACTTAAATTCAAAAAATAAAAAAGAGAAATAAGCTTTACTTATTTTTGTTGTTGTTCTTGTTGTTCTTTTTGGATTCTTGCAAGTTCTTTTTCCAATTCTTTCTGTATTTTTCTTGCAACTTTTATTGTGTTTTCTATCTGTTCTTTACCTTTAGCTTCTGCTTTTTCAATATCTTCAACACTCTTCTTAAATTCTTTGATAACTTCATCAATATTCTTATCGACAAAAATATTAGCCCCTATCCCAACAATGACTTTGTCTTTTTCTAAGACTTTAGCTTTTACAAATGCTCCAGCACCTATTGGGAATAAAACTTCATCATTTTCTTTGATTCCTTCCAATGTCTCTATTGCTTTGTTTATTTCATTCTTCATTAATCCTATGTTCACTAACTCTTCCTGAAGTTTTTGTATTTGTTGGTTGTAGGTTTCCAATACTGCAAGTTTTTGCCTTATTTCTTCCTCATTCATTATTTCACCAATTTTGAATTTTTTTGTAATACTTTAATAAGTATTTACAATACCAAACTGAAAGTTTTGCTCAACCTTTTTTAAAGGTTTCATTATAATACTAACTTTTAACTTTTTAGAGCGATAATTATATATAGTTTTATATATCACATTTGTCATTATTAATAATTAAAGATTATGTTTTGGTGGTCTGATGAGGTTATTTGGGGTTATTGGTTATATCGTTGTGCTTTTAAAAGCTATCGCTGAGGCATGGGTTGATGTGGTAAAGAGAT
The sequence above is a segment of the Methanotorris igneus Kol 5 genome. Coding sequences within it:
- the pfdA gene encoding prefoldin subunit alpha; translated protein: MNEEEIRQKLAVLETYNQQIQKLQEELVNIGLMKNEINKAIETLEGIKENDEVLFPIGAGAFVKAKVLEKDKVIVGIGANIFVDKNIDEVIKEFKKSVEDIEKAEAKGKEQIENTIKVARKIQKELEKELARIQKEQQEQQQK